In Nitrospirota bacterium, the genomic stretch GTCCAGGAAAACGACTTTTTAAGGATTAATTCATTGGCCATTTTAACCTTTTTATCAAGTTTTTTTAAATCTAATAGCTGTTGACCCTGATCCAAAGAAAGCTGTTTTTCAATTTCAAGGTTAAGGCGGCCGATGCTGGTCTTATATCTTAAGACTTCAGCCCGGTTAAGTTTGACCTGAACGATGGTAAAATAAACCACGCCGGCAGTGATTAGGGAAAAAACCAGTAAAATCCATTTTAAAGTTTGTTTTGCGCGATAGGGATATTGGGAATAATTAATGGTAAATTTCAAATCAGGGCTCCGGCTGCCGCGGCGATCGCGGGAGTTAAAAGCGCCGTCTCCCGAACTTTTAGCCCGGGGGCCCATTCCAGGCTCATGAGCAGGGAGGGGTTTAATAAATGGACCTTCATCTTAAATTGATCGGTGAGTTGAACGCTGAACCCGGGAAGGTTTTCCGGACC encodes the following:
- a CDS encoding PilN domain-containing protein; this encodes MKFTINYSQYPYRAKQTLKWILLVFSLITAGVVYFTIVQVKLNRAEVLRYKTSIGRLNLEIEKQLSLDQGQQLLDLKKLDKKVKMANELILKKSFSWTEFLNDLEKAIPANISIKKIEPRFLDHSVNLSGESLTLKDLTRLILSLEEKPEFSNVFLLDQKVAKDNRIDFLIHLNYKENEKNEHTQKSPDL